Proteins encoded by one window of Nicotiana tabacum cultivar K326 chromosome 10, ASM71507v2, whole genome shotgun sequence:
- the LOC107785286 gene encoding uncharacterized protein LOC107785286: protein MEVPAEMAKAESGESSTIRIYVGGLGESVTAEDLKKTFSTPQLGKVESMDIVRTKGRSFAYLDLLPSSDKSLAKLFSTYNGCMWKGGRLRIEKAKEHFFLRLKREWEEDAALATTSAHLPDTEEDAHLATTAAEMINSLRYQKKGSKMDEMQLRMYFPKLGKLKSVPFRGTGKHKYSFQRVDVPSLPIHFCDCEEHSGPPHTTKQKSFVDYDSKNVGIDEKELNIMNSVLNKIFERENYSEQAPRGFKSSKVVRGSKVTVDHLKNDKNLINQEMEDGDNLILNVVAGANDRTTVLKDPTQEAMKANENFVDQEMDEDDDNLIINVVAGANDKTTMFKDPTQEAIAALQNLLSKESRLATDKQRQGRKMSSNRKRKAPAEDEDGEAHTLPSKPEAKRKAPSENSSATLPKKSPWKDLVSASSGATFSVSDILPSAIPGKEMRSGSEGVSVSFSDKKDEKVSDQYDKKDHISASSGSTFSVSGTLPSAIPGKEMRSGSEGVSVSFSDKKDEKVSDQHDKKDLVRASSGAMFSVSDVLPSAIPGKEMQSGSECVGEKDEKVSDQHEELGKVAEDATDNVDGPVDLYARGAAWRQKLSWTQLVRDTTSSFSISQVLPGLSYPKSELAVMGVTVKVQKCSSTGKSDFQDTSTSEEGTKADALSVPGTSSGGTIVEEQKNVHLSKELPHLDNYQQKGEVMNEALAPTPEKKHLSASKQAFVGDTSFSDTCSFMRSAASMKEWTKTKAALSGSLKKKANEKK, encoded by the exons atggaggtaccggcagagatggCGAAGGCCGAAAGCGGTGAGTCATCAACCATAAGGATATATGTAGGAGGTTTAGGCGAAAGTGTAACGGCGGAGGATTTGAAGAAGACATTCTCAACACCACAACTTGGAAAAGTGGAATCTATGGACATCGTTCGAACCAAAGGCCGCAGCTTTGCTTACTTGGATTTACTTCCTTCTTCCGATAAATCCTTAGCCAAGCTTTTCAGCACG TATAATGGATGCATGTGGAAAGGTGGAAGACTTAGAATAGAGAAGGCAAAGGAGCATTTTTTCCTTCGTTTGAAACGTGAGTGGGAAGAAGATGCTGCACTTGCCACTACTTCTGCCCATCTTCCCGATACAGAAGAAGATGCCCATCTTGCCACTACTGCAGCTGAAATGATAAACTCCCTTAGATATCAGAAGAAAGGGTCCAAGATGGACGAAATGCAGCTTCGGATGTACTTCCCTAAGTTAGGAAAG TTAAAATCAGTGCCTTTTAGAGGAACTGGCAAGCACAAATACAGTTTTCAGCGAGTGGACGTTCCTTCATTACCTATCCATTTTTGTGATTGTGAAGAGCACTCTGGTCCTCCTCATACAACCAAGCAAAAATCATTTGTTGATTATGACTCAAAGAATGTTGGAATCGATGAGAAAGAGCTGAACATTATGAACTCAGTGTTGAACAAAATTTTTGAGCGAGAGAACTACTCTGAGCAGGCTCCTAGGGGTTTTAAATCATCTAAGGTAGTTCGAGGCTCAAAAGTTACAGTTGATCATTTGAAGAATGATAAGAATCTAATCAACCAAGAAATGGAAGATGGTGATAACCTCATTCTCAATGTGGTGGCTGGTGCAAATGATAGAACCACTGTGTTAAAAGATCCAACACAGGAAGCAATGAAAGCTAATGAGAATTTTGTCGACCAAGAAATGGACGAAGATGATGATAACCTTATTATAAATGTAGTGGCTGGTGCAAATGATAAAACCACTATGTTCAAAGATCCAACCCAGGAAGCAATCGCAGCTCTTCAG AATTTGCTATCCAAGGAATCGCGACTTGCTACAGATAAACAAAGGCAAGGAAGGAAGATGTCTTCCAACAGAAAGAGAAAAGCACCTGCAGAAGATGAAGATGGCGAGGCACATACTTTGCCATCTAAACCTGAAGCAAAGAGAAAAGCACCTTCAGAAAATAGTAGTGCCACATTGCCAAAGAAGTCTCCATGGAAAGATCTCGTTAGTGCAAGTAGTGGTGCTACGTTCAGTGTATCGGATATTCTGCCAAGTGCTATTCCTGGTAAAGAGATGCGGTCTGGCTCTGAAGGTGTTAGTGTGTCCTTCTCTGACAAAAAAGATGAGAAAGTATCAGATCAGTATGACAAAAAAGATCACATTAGCGCGAGTAGTGGTTCTACATTCAGTGTATCAGGTACTCTGCCAAGTGCTATTCCTGGTAAAGAGATGCGGTCTGGCTCTGAAGGTGTTAGTGTGTCCTTCTCTGACAAAAAAGATGAGAAAGTATCAGATCAGCATGACAAAAAAGATCTCGTTAGAGCAAGTAGTGGTGCTATGTTCAGTGTATCAGATGTTCTGCCAAGTGCTATTCCTGGTAAAGAGATGCAGTCTGGCTCTGAatgtgttggcgagaaagatgagaAAGTATCAGATCAGCATGAAGAGCTGGGTAAAGTTGCTGAAGATGCAACTGACAATGTTGATGGCCCTGTGGATCTTTATGCCAGAGGTGCTGCATGGCGACAAAAATTATCGTGGACACAGTTGGTTCGTGATACCACCAGTTCTTTTAGCATTTCACAGGTTTTGCCTGGTCTAAGTTATCCAAAATCAGAGTTGGCAGTGATGGGAGTGACTGTAAAGGTTCAAAAATGTAGCAGCACGGGTAAAAGCGATTTCCAAGATACTTCTACATCTGAGGAAGGGACCAAAGCTGATGCTCTCAGTGTCCCTGGAACTAGCAGTGGGGGTACCATAGTAGAGGAGCAGAAGAATGTTCATCTCAGTAAAGAGCTTCCACATCTGGATAATTATCAGCAGAAAGGAGAAGTAATGAATGAAGCCTTGGCTCCAACTCCTGAAAAGAAACACCTATCTGCATCAAAACAAGCATTTGTAGGAGATACTAGCTTCAGTGATACTTGTTCTTTCATGAGGAGTGCTGCTTCAATGAAAGAGTGGACAAAAACAAAAGCAGCACTGAGTGGGTCACTCAAGAAGAAGGCTAACGAGAAAAAGTAG
- the LOC107785287 gene encoding organic cation/carnitine transporter 7-like: MARQEEQDVYTLDEALTSLGFGKFQYLVLCYAGLGSMAEAFEIMILSFIGPVLRSEWELSPTQESLITTVIFAGMLIGCYYWGFITDNYGRRNGLLRIAIVTAVPAVLTTFCPNYIWFLALRMMVGFGVGGGYVYGSWLLEFVPSKNRGMWMIIYYAYWTIGTILEALLAMVIMPTLGWRWLLALSSIPSFAALFLYIFTVESPRYLCAKGRINDAYDILRKIAEVNKTELPPGMLVSDEVTDLNEELLSPGENKTSSFNSGFSSLLMLLSPSLRRNTLLIWVVFIGNTFSYYGIILLTSQFSSEQSRHSSVALYMNNDQSLYRNVLITSLAEIPGLLISAIMVEKGGRKFTMALMYIFCILFLLPLLMSRLHESLTTTLLFGARMLITANFDISSVYCREIYPTSVRSTGIGVASSMGRIGAMISPIIAVQLIRDSHQMAAIIFFEAVLVLSATCVLFFPIETKGRKLIDTLVV; this comes from the exons ATGGCACGGCAAGAGGAGCAGGATGTCTATACACTGGATGAAGCACTCACATCACTTGGTTTTGGGAAATTCCAGTATTTGGTTTTGTGTTATGCTGGTCTTGGTTCCATGGCTGAAGCTTTTGAAATTATGATTCTCTCATTTATAGGACCAGTGCTAAGGTCAGAGTGGGAACTTTCTCCTACTCAAGAAAGTCTTATAACAACTGTTATTTTTGCTGGTATGCTCATTGGATGTTATTATTGGGGCTTTATCACTGACAATTATGGAAGAAG GAATGGTCTTCTGAGAATTGCAATAGTGACTGCTGTGCCTGCAGTACTGACTACATTTTGTCCAAATTATATTTGGTTTCTCGCTCTACGTATGATGGTTGGATTTGGCGTAGGCGGAGGTTATGTATACGGATCTTGGCTTCTAGAATTTGTTCCTTCAAAAAATAGGGGCATGTGGATGATTATCTATTACGCGTATTGGACAATTGGAACAATACTTGAGGCTTTATTAGCAATG GTGATTATGCCAACATTAGGTTGGAGATGGTTACTGGCTTTATCATCAATACCATCATTTGCAGCACTTTTCTTGTACATTTTTACAGTAGAATCTCCAAGGTATCTATGTGCCAAAGGTAGAATAAACGACGCGTATGATATTTTGAGGAAAATAGCTGAGGTCAATAAGACAGAACTTCCCCCTGGAATGCTTGTTTCTGATGAAGTGACTGACCTGAATGAGGAATTGCTTTCCCCTGGAGAAAACAAAACCTCAAGTTTTAACTCAGGCTTCTCATCGCTACTGATGCTTTTGTCCCCCTCGTTACGAAGAAATACCCTCCTCATATGGGTGGTTTTCATTGGAAATACATTCTCATATTATGGCATTATATTGCTAACCTCACAGTTTAGCAGTGAACAAAGTAGACATTCATCAGTTGCTTTGTATATGAACAATGATCAGAGCCTCTATAGGAATGTGCTCATCACTAGTCTTGCAG AGATTCCTGGGCTTCTTATATCAGCTATAATGGTGGAGAAAGGTGGTCGGAAATTTACTATGGCACTTATGTATATCTTCTGCATCCTCTTCCTTTTACCGCTTCTTATGTCTCGGCTTCACGAGTCTTTAACTACGACTTTACTATTCGGGGCACGTATGTTAATCACAGCAAACTTCGACATCTCATCTGTCTACTGTCGAGAG ATATATCCAACGAGTGTAAGGTCAACTGGTATTGGAGTGGCAAGTTCTATGGGAAGAATAGGGGCGATGATTTCTCCAATCATAGCTGTGCAATTAATAAGGGATTCTCATCAAATGGCTGCAATCATATTTTTTGAAGCAGTTCTTGTTTTATCAGCAACATGTGTTCTGTTCTTCCCAATAGAGACCAAGGGAAGGAAACTGATTGATACTCTTGTTGTCTAA